A region of Salvia splendens isolate huo1 chromosome 17, SspV2, whole genome shotgun sequence DNA encodes the following proteins:
- the LOC121774699 gene encoding helicase-like transcription factor CHR28 isoform X2, with the protein MLTADAEERSSRIVDEMFGAEDECDDVYIDLDHFWEVMGAPASPSQGNIVEDLSSIDVPQDSRTGSSDGISESAATSAIVGAGMQEPSSQFGIVDHNCSRTVTDDISVQENGLSYSCKVGGPQTPSSYSQNDGGRAPSGMSNHSDPLCSYSMGHVNHDKDLIEYSRLNFHYEKNNEKTYHGTLAADQEDVSVIDRYGISLDVSHNESSSCEINMADIPDLTSENGGMHLFCSDGPSYASLSSGFQSLACDGGRTVNSMDEGENFCDGFINGMPYVDVAASQVGFNYSSDMSTLQDESKNISPVSLSCIFSKSRGNTKVRKNVESFISTEIISRASEVVDIARRKYHGDASKQPSATSIPWSSSGSFSSTPCENYVSCKTEENEDVLLNSDFLRWGMVGQTNTQKLAIGARDGNSALLVSCQTGMWPLASVKAETNFQKTEIEAPEFNNFYLPNTNYQRVQSNTMEPINLDDDYDLCILEDMSTPAVASKPVTLNGKSFAASQYSTSIDHVDQMTMGHSRPRPNDERVIFQVAMQDLSQPTSEALPPDGLSVTLMKHQRIALSWMVNKETEGACCSGGILADDQGLGKTVSTIALILKERSPSSKAPTANMKQCQMEMCDLDEDNETSDTYHVEDTCEVNGYKTNIQTKGRPPAGTLIVCPTSVLRQWSEELFNKVTREADLSVLIYHGGSRIKDPLELAKYDVVITTYAIVSMEVPKQPAVDENDDQFGTPFQGCSSSKKRKSLETASSKKSARSKKSKKQIDNELFETLSGPLAKVGWYRVVLDEAQTIKNHRTQVARACWGLRAKRRWCLSGTPIQNAIDDLYSYFRFLRHEPYATFTTFREHLKSPINRNPKVGYKKLQAVLKTIMLRRTKGTYIDGEPIIDLPPKTIELKRVDFSMEERNFYCRLEADSQAQFAEYAKAGTVKQNYVNILLMLLRLRQACDHPLLVRGFGSTSQMSSSVEMAKNFPPEKTIFLLNCLEGSLAICGICSDPPEDAVVTACGHVFCNQCICEHMIGDDTQCPKKNCRTRLTSSHIFSITTLRDAISNNPNHTLNCSDSKLAKVSESCSSSYPEGSSKIKAALELLTSLSKPHDPAFKPTEGYSDLLHGYDSVGKNRTPVIKAAGEKAIVFSQWTRMLDLLEEYLKSSSIQYRRLDGTMPISARDNAVKDFKSIPQVTVMIMSLKAASLGLNMVAACHVILLDLWWNPTTEDQAIDRAHRIGQTRPVSVYRLTVKDTVEDRILALQERKRAMVASAFGEDETGSRQTRLTVEDLNYLFRVD; encoded by the exons ATGTTGACTGCGGATGCAGAGGAGAGATCGTCGCGGATTGTGGATGAGATGTTTGGCGCGGAGGATGAATGCGACGACGTTTACATCGACCTCGATCATTTCTGGGAAGTTATGGGAGCTCCGGCTTCGCCTTCGCAG GGTAATATAGTGGAAGATCTATCTTCTATTGATGTCCCACAAG ATTCTAGGACTGGAAGTTCAGATGGCATCTCAGAATCTGCAGCGACTTCTGCTATTGTGGGCGCTGGAATGCAAGAACCTTCTTCTCAGTTTGGTATTGTTGATCACAATTGCTCCAGAACTGTCACTGACGATATATCTGTCCAAGAAAATGGCCTTTCTTATAGTTGTAAGGTTGGTGGTCCCCAAACACCATCATCATACAGCCAAAATGATGGTGGTAGAGCTCCATCTGGCATGTCCAATCATAGTGACCCATTGTGTTCGTATAGTATGGGTCATGTTAACCATGATAAGGATCTGATTGAATACTCTAGGCTAAATTTTCACTACGAAA AAAATAACGAAAAAACTTACCATGGAACTCTTGCTGCAGACCAGGAGGATGTCTCAGTTATTGATCGATATGGGATTTCTCTTGACGTTTCCCATAATGAGTCCAGTTCTTGTGAAATTAATATGGCCGACATTCCAGATTTAACTTCTGAAAATGGTGGCATGCACCTTTTCTGCTCAGATGGTCCATCCTATGCTTCTCTTAGCTCTGGCTTTCAATCCTTGGCTTGTGATGGAGGTAGAACGGTCAATTCTATGGATGAAGGAGAAAATTTTTGTGACGGCTTCATTAATGGAATGCCTTATGTGGATGTGGCTGCTTCCCAAGTTGGATTCAACTATTCTAGTGACATGAGTACATTGCAGGATGAGTCAAAAAATATTTCTCCTGTTTCTTTGTCATGCATTTTCAGCAAATCCCGGGGTAATACCAAGGTCAGGAAAAATGTGGAATCATTTATATCTACTGAAATCATTTCTAGGGCATCTGAAGTAGTTGACATAGCCCGCAGGAAATATCATGGGGATGCAAGTAAGCAGCCCTCTGCAACTAGTATACCATGGTCTTCATCTGGTTCCTTCTCTTCGACTCCATGTGAGAACTATGTTTCCTGCAAAACGGAAGAAAATGAGGACGTGCTTTTGAACAGTGATTTCCTTCGCTGGGGTATGGTTGGTCAGACTAACACCCAAAAATTGGCTATTGGTGCTCGGGATGGTAATTCTGCTCTTCTGGTGTCATGTCAAACTGGCATGTGGCCATTAGCTTCAGTCAAGGCAGAAACGAATTTTCAAAAGACGGAAATTGAGGCCCCAGAATTCAACAATTTTTATCTTCCTAACACCAATTACCAAAGGGTTCAGAGTAACACGATGGAGCCTATTAATCTCGATGATGACTACGATCTTTGTATTCTTGAGGATATGAGTACACCAGCAGTAGCCTCAAAGCCTGTTACATTGAATGGAAAGTCATTTGCTGCTTCACAATATTCAACATCTATAGACCATGTTGACCAGATGACAATGGGGCATTCAAGGCCTAGACCAAATGATGAACGGGTTATTTTTCAAGTTGCCATGCAG GATCTCTCTCAGCCAACATCAGAAGCTCTTCCACCTGATGGTTTGTCTGTGACTCTTATGAAACACCAG CGAATTGCTTTATCCTGGATGGTTAACAAAGAGACGGAAGGTGCATGTTGTTCTGGTGGGATTCTTGCGGATGATCAG GGACTTGGGAAGACGGTGTCAACTATTGCATTGATACTAAAAGAGAGGTCACCTTCTTCCAAAGCACCGACAGCTAATATGAAACAATGTCAAATGGAGATGTGTGATCTGGACGAGGACAATGAAACTTCTGATACTTACCATGTGGAGGATACTTGTGAGGTTAATGGTTACAAGACTAACATACAAACAAAGGGTAGACCACCTGCTGGAACCCTTATTGTATGTCCTACAAGTGTTCTCCGGCAGTGGTCTGAAGAGTTGTTCAATAAAGTGACTAGGGAAGCCGATCTTTCTGTTCTAATCTACCATGGTGGCAGCCGCATAAAGGATCCTCTTGAGCTTGCTAAGTATGATGTGGTGATTACAACATATGCTATTGTTAGCATGGAGGTGCCAAAGCAgcctgctgttgatgagaatgATGATCAATTTGGTACCCCCTTTCAAGGATGCTCATCTAGTAAAAAGAGGAAGTCACTTGAAACTGCGTCTTCTAAGAAGTCAGCTAGGAGTAAGAAGAGTAAAAAACAAATTGACAATGAATTATTTGAAACTCTATCAGGCCCTCTTGCCAAGGTTGGATGGTATAGGGTTGTATTGGATGAGGCTCAAACCATCAAAAACCACAGAACTCAAGTAGCTAGGGCTTGCTGGGGACTTCGTGCTAAGCGTAGGTGGTGCTTATCTGGGACACCGATTCAGAATGCGATAGATGATCTTTATAGCTACTTTAGATTTCTCAGGCACGAACCTTATGCTACTTTTACAACTTTCCGCGAACATCTTAAGTCACCAATCAATAGGAATCCGAAGGTTGGGTACAAAAAACTGCAAGCAGTGCTGAAGACTATCATGTTGCGTCGAACGAAAG GTACTTATATTGATGGAGAACCAATTATTGATCTACCACCGAAAACTATAGAACTGAAACGGGTTGATTTCTCCATGGAGGAGCGCAATTTCTATTGCAGACTTGAGGCTGATTCACAGGCGCAATTTGCT GAATATGCAAAAGCAGGGACAGTCAAACAGAACTATGTGAACATATTACTAATGCTTCTGCGGCTTCGACAGGCTTGTGACCACCCTCTTCTTGTTAGGGGGTTCGGTTCTACTTCACAAATGAGTTCCTCTGTTGAGATGGCTAAGAATTTTCCCCCGGAGAAAACCATCTTCCTTCTGAATTGTTTGGAAGGCTCTTTAGCAATTTGCGGGATATGCAGT GATCCACCTGAAGATGCTGTAGTAACTGCCTGCGGGCATGTCTTTTGCAACCAGTGCATTTGTGAGCATATGATTGGTGATGACACCCAATGTCCCAAAAAGAATTGCAGAACTCGCCTTACTTcttcacacatattttctatcACCACACTAAGGGATGCTATATCGAATAACCCAAATCACACCTTGAATTGCTCTGATTCCAAGCTTGCTAAAGTTTCGGAATCTTGTTCTTCAAGCTATCCAGAAGGTTCATCCAAAATCAAAGCTGCTCTGGAGCTCTTGACGTCTTTGTCTAAGCCACATGATCCTGCCTTCAAACCCACAGAAGGATATTCAGATTTGTTGCATGGTTACGATTCAGTGGGGAAAAATCGAACTCCAGTCATAAAAGCTGCGGGGGAGAAGGCAATTGTGTTCTCCCAGTGGACACGAATGTTGGATTTGCTTGAAGAGTATTTGAAAAGTTCGTCCATTCAATACCGCAGACTTGACGGAACAATGCCTATTTCTGCCAGAGACAATGCAGTGAAAGATTTCAAAAGCATTCCCCAG GTTACTGTCATGATCATGTCTCTGAAAGCCGCTAGCCTGGGACTGAACATGGTGGCTGCTTGCCACGTCATCCTCCTGGACCTCTGGTGGAATCCAACGACTGAAGATCAAGCGATAGATAGAGCACATCGTATTGGACAGACACGCCCGGTCTCAGTTTATCGGCTGACTGTGAAGGATACAGTAGAAGATCGCATTTTGGCCTTGCAG GAAAGGAAGAGAGCGATGGTTGCATCTGCCTTCGGTGAGGACGAGACGGGCAGTCGACAGACTCGGCTCACTGTGGAAGATTTGAATTACCTATTCAGGGTTGATTGA
- the LOC121774699 gene encoding helicase-like transcription factor CHR28 isoform X4 — MLTADAEERSSRIVDEMFGAEDECDDVYIDLDHFWEVMGAPASPSQGNIVEDLSSIDVPQDSRTGSSDGISESAATSAIVGAGMQEPSSQFGIVDHNCSRTVTDDISVQENGLSYSCKVGGPQTPSSYSQNDGGRAPSGMSNHSDPLCSYSMGHVNHDKDLIEYSRLNFHYETENNEKTYHGTLAADQEDVSVIDRYGISLDVSHNESSSCEINMADIPDLTSENGGMHLFCSDGPSYASLSSGFQSLACDGGRTVNSMDEGENFCDGFINGMPYVDVAASQVGFNYSSDMSTLQDESKNISPVSLSCIFSKSRGNTKVRKNVESFISTEIISRASEVVDIARRKYHGDASKQPSATSIPWSSSGSFSSTPCENYVSCKTEENEDVLLNSDFLRWGMVGQTNTQKLAIGARDGNSALLVSCQTGMWPLASVKAETNFQKTEIEAPEFNNFYLPNTNYQRVQSNTMEPINLDDDYDLCILEDMSTPAVASKPVTLNGKSFAASQYSTSIDHVDQMTMGHSRPRPNDERVIFQVAMQDLSQPTSEALPPDGLSVTLMKHQRIALSWMVNKETEGACCSGGILADDQGLGKTVSTIALILKERSPSSKAPTANMKQCQMEMCDLDEDNETSDTYHVEDTCEVNGYKTNIQTKGRPPAGTLIVCPTSVLRQWSEELFNKVTREADLSVLIYHGGSRIKDPLELAKYDVVITTYAIVSMEVPKQPAVDENDDQFGTPFQGCSSSKKRKSLETASSKKSARSKKSKKQIDNELFETLSGPLAKVGWYRVVLDEAQTIKNHRTQVARACWGLRAKRRWCLSGTPIQNAIDDLYSYFRFLRHEPYATFTTFREHLKSPINRNPKVGYKKLQAVLKTIMLRRTKGTYIDGEPIIDLPPKTIELKRVDFSMEERNFYCRLEADSQAQFAACDHPLLVRGFGSTSQMSSSVEMAKNFPPEKTIFLLNCLEGSLAICGICSDPPEDAVVTACGHVFCNQCICEHMIGDDTQCPKKNCRTRLTSSHIFSITTLRDAISNNPNHTLNCSDSKLAKVSESCSSSYPEGSSKIKAALELLTSLSKPHDPAFKPTEGYSDLLHGYDSVGKNRTPVIKAAGEKAIVFSQWTRMLDLLEEYLKSSSIQYRRLDGTMPISARDNAVKDFKSIPQVTVMIMSLKAASLGLNMVAACHVILLDLWWNPTTEDQAIDRAHRIGQTRPVSVYRLTVKDTVEDRILALQERKRAMVASAFGEDETGSRQTRLTVEDLNYLFRVD, encoded by the exons ATGTTGACTGCGGATGCAGAGGAGAGATCGTCGCGGATTGTGGATGAGATGTTTGGCGCGGAGGATGAATGCGACGACGTTTACATCGACCTCGATCATTTCTGGGAAGTTATGGGAGCTCCGGCTTCGCCTTCGCAG GGTAATATAGTGGAAGATCTATCTTCTATTGATGTCCCACAAG ATTCTAGGACTGGAAGTTCAGATGGCATCTCAGAATCTGCAGCGACTTCTGCTATTGTGGGCGCTGGAATGCAAGAACCTTCTTCTCAGTTTGGTATTGTTGATCACAATTGCTCCAGAACTGTCACTGACGATATATCTGTCCAAGAAAATGGCCTTTCTTATAGTTGTAAGGTTGGTGGTCCCCAAACACCATCATCATACAGCCAAAATGATGGTGGTAGAGCTCCATCTGGCATGTCCAATCATAGTGACCCATTGTGTTCGTATAGTATGGGTCATGTTAACCATGATAAGGATCTGATTGAATACTCTAGGCTAAATTTTCACTACGAAA CAGAAAATAACGAAAAAACTTACCATGGAACTCTTGCTGCAGACCAGGAGGATGTCTCAGTTATTGATCGATATGGGATTTCTCTTGACGTTTCCCATAATGAGTCCAGTTCTTGTGAAATTAATATGGCCGACATTCCAGATTTAACTTCTGAAAATGGTGGCATGCACCTTTTCTGCTCAGATGGTCCATCCTATGCTTCTCTTAGCTCTGGCTTTCAATCCTTGGCTTGTGATGGAGGTAGAACGGTCAATTCTATGGATGAAGGAGAAAATTTTTGTGACGGCTTCATTAATGGAATGCCTTATGTGGATGTGGCTGCTTCCCAAGTTGGATTCAACTATTCTAGTGACATGAGTACATTGCAGGATGAGTCAAAAAATATTTCTCCTGTTTCTTTGTCATGCATTTTCAGCAAATCCCGGGGTAATACCAAGGTCAGGAAAAATGTGGAATCATTTATATCTACTGAAATCATTTCTAGGGCATCTGAAGTAGTTGACATAGCCCGCAGGAAATATCATGGGGATGCAAGTAAGCAGCCCTCTGCAACTAGTATACCATGGTCTTCATCTGGTTCCTTCTCTTCGACTCCATGTGAGAACTATGTTTCCTGCAAAACGGAAGAAAATGAGGACGTGCTTTTGAACAGTGATTTCCTTCGCTGGGGTATGGTTGGTCAGACTAACACCCAAAAATTGGCTATTGGTGCTCGGGATGGTAATTCTGCTCTTCTGGTGTCATGTCAAACTGGCATGTGGCCATTAGCTTCAGTCAAGGCAGAAACGAATTTTCAAAAGACGGAAATTGAGGCCCCAGAATTCAACAATTTTTATCTTCCTAACACCAATTACCAAAGGGTTCAGAGTAACACGATGGAGCCTATTAATCTCGATGATGACTACGATCTTTGTATTCTTGAGGATATGAGTACACCAGCAGTAGCCTCAAAGCCTGTTACATTGAATGGAAAGTCATTTGCTGCTTCACAATATTCAACATCTATAGACCATGTTGACCAGATGACAATGGGGCATTCAAGGCCTAGACCAAATGATGAACGGGTTATTTTTCAAGTTGCCATGCAG GATCTCTCTCAGCCAACATCAGAAGCTCTTCCACCTGATGGTTTGTCTGTGACTCTTATGAAACACCAG CGAATTGCTTTATCCTGGATGGTTAACAAAGAGACGGAAGGTGCATGTTGTTCTGGTGGGATTCTTGCGGATGATCAG GGACTTGGGAAGACGGTGTCAACTATTGCATTGATACTAAAAGAGAGGTCACCTTCTTCCAAAGCACCGACAGCTAATATGAAACAATGTCAAATGGAGATGTGTGATCTGGACGAGGACAATGAAACTTCTGATACTTACCATGTGGAGGATACTTGTGAGGTTAATGGTTACAAGACTAACATACAAACAAAGGGTAGACCACCTGCTGGAACCCTTATTGTATGTCCTACAAGTGTTCTCCGGCAGTGGTCTGAAGAGTTGTTCAATAAAGTGACTAGGGAAGCCGATCTTTCTGTTCTAATCTACCATGGTGGCAGCCGCATAAAGGATCCTCTTGAGCTTGCTAAGTATGATGTGGTGATTACAACATATGCTATTGTTAGCATGGAGGTGCCAAAGCAgcctgctgttgatgagaatgATGATCAATTTGGTACCCCCTTTCAAGGATGCTCATCTAGTAAAAAGAGGAAGTCACTTGAAACTGCGTCTTCTAAGAAGTCAGCTAGGAGTAAGAAGAGTAAAAAACAAATTGACAATGAATTATTTGAAACTCTATCAGGCCCTCTTGCCAAGGTTGGATGGTATAGGGTTGTATTGGATGAGGCTCAAACCATCAAAAACCACAGAACTCAAGTAGCTAGGGCTTGCTGGGGACTTCGTGCTAAGCGTAGGTGGTGCTTATCTGGGACACCGATTCAGAATGCGATAGATGATCTTTATAGCTACTTTAGATTTCTCAGGCACGAACCTTATGCTACTTTTACAACTTTCCGCGAACATCTTAAGTCACCAATCAATAGGAATCCGAAGGTTGGGTACAAAAAACTGCAAGCAGTGCTGAAGACTATCATGTTGCGTCGAACGAAAG GTACTTATATTGATGGAGAACCAATTATTGATCTACCACCGAAAACTATAGAACTGAAACGGGTTGATTTCTCCATGGAGGAGCGCAATTTCTATTGCAGACTTGAGGCTGATTCACAGGCGCAATTTGCT GCTTGTGACCACCCTCTTCTTGTTAGGGGGTTCGGTTCTACTTCACAAATGAGTTCCTCTGTTGAGATGGCTAAGAATTTTCCCCCGGAGAAAACCATCTTCCTTCTGAATTGTTTGGAAGGCTCTTTAGCAATTTGCGGGATATGCAGT GATCCACCTGAAGATGCTGTAGTAACTGCCTGCGGGCATGTCTTTTGCAACCAGTGCATTTGTGAGCATATGATTGGTGATGACACCCAATGTCCCAAAAAGAATTGCAGAACTCGCCTTACTTcttcacacatattttctatcACCACACTAAGGGATGCTATATCGAATAACCCAAATCACACCTTGAATTGCTCTGATTCCAAGCTTGCTAAAGTTTCGGAATCTTGTTCTTCAAGCTATCCAGAAGGTTCATCCAAAATCAAAGCTGCTCTGGAGCTCTTGACGTCTTTGTCTAAGCCACATGATCCTGCCTTCAAACCCACAGAAGGATATTCAGATTTGTTGCATGGTTACGATTCAGTGGGGAAAAATCGAACTCCAGTCATAAAAGCTGCGGGGGAGAAGGCAATTGTGTTCTCCCAGTGGACACGAATGTTGGATTTGCTTGAAGAGTATTTGAAAAGTTCGTCCATTCAATACCGCAGACTTGACGGAACAATGCCTATTTCTGCCAGAGACAATGCAGTGAAAGATTTCAAAAGCATTCCCCAG GTTACTGTCATGATCATGTCTCTGAAAGCCGCTAGCCTGGGACTGAACATGGTGGCTGCTTGCCACGTCATCCTCCTGGACCTCTGGTGGAATCCAACGACTGAAGATCAAGCGATAGATAGAGCACATCGTATTGGACAGACACGCCCGGTCTCAGTTTATCGGCTGACTGTGAAGGATACAGTAGAAGATCGCATTTTGGCCTTGCAG GAAAGGAAGAGAGCGATGGTTGCATCTGCCTTCGGTGAGGACGAGACGGGCAGTCGACAGACTCGGCTCACTGTGGAAGATTTGAATTACCTATTCAGGGTTGATTGA